In Sphingomonas sp. R1, a single genomic region encodes these proteins:
- the mgtE gene encoding magnesium transporter, with protein sequence MSETELHDDMAAPESQLDEDDRLKPEFVSAVLAAVDEGDDEGARALVAPLHPADIADLIELVPSDQRADVVTAISDLIDGDVLAEMNDWVREALVDALEPHQVADIAAELDTDDAVAIIEDMAVEDQREVLRALDPDDRAAIEEALSYPEESAGRLMQRELIAVPEHWTVGHVLDYLRGDDALTTDFWEIFVVDPSHRPIGTCELSWILRTPRGITISDVMKREQTLIPVDMDQEEVALRFQKYALISAAVVDPSGRLVGMITVDDVVHIISQEAGEDILRLSGAGEGDINEPVVDSYKGRVRWLITNLMTALVPASIVFSFDATIAQKAVLAALMPIVAGVGGNAGTQTLAVTVRALATNQLTQSNTLRAIRREIAIALLNGLTVAAVIGLGIGGFFGDPVLGVVIASAMLANILIAGFAGVIVPVTLERLRQDPAVASSIFVTMVTDSMGFLAFLGLATASGMVG encoded by the coding sequence ATGAGCGAGACCGAACTGCACGACGATATGGCTGCGCCCGAGAGCCAGCTGGACGAGGACGACCGGCTCAAGCCCGAATTCGTGAGCGCCGTGCTGGCGGCGGTGGACGAAGGCGATGACGAGGGCGCCCGCGCGTTGGTTGCGCCGCTCCACCCCGCCGACATCGCCGATCTGATCGAGCTGGTTCCGTCCGACCAGCGCGCCGACGTCGTCACCGCCATTTCCGACCTGATCGACGGCGACGTGCTCGCCGAGATGAACGACTGGGTGCGCGAGGCGCTGGTCGATGCGCTCGAACCGCACCAGGTGGCGGACATCGCCGCCGAACTCGATACCGACGACGCGGTCGCGATCATCGAGGACATGGCGGTCGAGGATCAGCGCGAGGTGCTCCGCGCGCTCGACCCCGACGATCGCGCCGCAATCGAGGAGGCACTGTCCTACCCGGAGGAATCCGCGGGCCGCCTGATGCAGCGCGAGCTGATCGCGGTGCCCGAGCATTGGACCGTCGGCCATGTGCTCGACTATCTGCGCGGCGACGACGCACTGACCACCGACTTCTGGGAAATCTTCGTCGTCGATCCCTCGCACAGGCCGATCGGCACCTGTGAGCTCAGCTGGATCCTGCGCACCCCGCGCGGCATCACCATCAGCGACGTGATGAAGCGCGAGCAGACGCTGATCCCGGTCGACATGGACCAGGAGGAAGTGGCGCTGCGCTTCCAGAAATACGCGCTGATCTCCGCCGCGGTGGTCGATCCCAGCGGCCGGCTGGTCGGCATGATCACGGTCGACGATGTCGTCCACATCATCTCGCAGGAGGCCGGCGAGGACATTCTCCGCCTGTCGGGCGCCGGCGAGGGCGACATCAACGAGCCGGTGGTCGACAGCTACAAGGGCCGCGTCCGCTGGCTGATCACCAACCTGATGACCGCGCTGGTGCCGGCGTCGATCGTCTTCTCCTTCGATGCGACGATCGCGCAGAAGGCGGTGCTGGCCGCCCTGATGCCGATCGTTGCCGGCGTAGGCGGCAATGCCGGCACGCAGACCCTGGCGGTGACGGTGCGCGCGCTGGCGACCAACCAGCTCACCCAGTCCAACACGCTGCGCGCGATCCGGCGCGAGATCGCCATCGCGCTGCTCAACGGGCTGACGGTGGCCGCGGTGATCGGCCTGGGCATCGGCGGCTTCTTCGGCGATCCCGTTCTCGGCGTCGTGATCGCATCGGCGATGCTGGCCAACATCCTGATCGCCGGCTTTGCCGGGGTGATCGTGCCGGTAACGCTCGAACGGCTCCGGCAGGATCCCGCGGTCGCCTCGTCGATCTTCGTCACCATGGTCACCGATTCAATGGGGTTCCTCGCCTTTCTCGGGTTGGCGACGGCGAGCGGCATGGTCGGTTGA
- a CDS encoding histidine-type phosphatase has translation MNMRIGLGLALTLASPAVAGTHPAGPLVVDRVVMLMRHGVRPPTKAPAMPPEVTPERWPDWPTRPGWLTRHGSQAVARLGPVDARVWRGYGLLPANGCPTADTLRVVADSDQRTIETARAWVATLAPGCTLAIDHRPQDEPDPRFNAIESGKAPLDPAKADAAVLAEVGAGGFAALDRRYAPLLARIDTILCGRPRPGCGVSGTPTGLAPARADKRPKLTGAIDRASTAAQILLLETAEGKPMVDVGWGRATLADVTALGEFHALEFRLVARPRAVAAANFAALAEIVREGLGDGGPRVTMISGHDTNIANLGGLFDAHWQAPGFATDDPVPGGALILERLHDRGGKRYVRIRYRAQSLAQLRSAAPIGPGGLYDRILAVPGCNARGVRGLCTLEEALARLG, from the coding sequence ATGAACATGCGGATCGGTCTGGGGCTGGCCCTCACGCTTGCGTCACCCGCCGTGGCGGGGACGCACCCTGCCGGTCCGCTGGTGGTGGACCGCGTGGTGATGCTGATGCGCCACGGGGTGCGCCCGCCCACCAAGGCGCCGGCGATGCCGCCCGAGGTGACCCCCGAGCGCTGGCCCGACTGGCCGACCCGGCCCGGCTGGCTGACCCGGCACGGCAGCCAGGCGGTGGCACGACTCGGGCCGGTCGATGCCCGGGTCTGGCGTGGCTATGGCCTGCTGCCGGCGAATGGCTGCCCGACCGCGGATACGCTCCGCGTCGTCGCCGACAGCGACCAGCGGACCATCGAGACTGCCCGAGCCTGGGTCGCGACGCTCGCCCCGGGCTGCACGCTCGCCATCGACCACCGCCCGCAGGACGAGCCCGACCCGCGCTTCAACGCGATCGAATCGGGCAAGGCACCGCTCGATCCGGCCAAGGCCGATGCAGCGGTGCTGGCCGAGGTGGGCGCCGGCGGCTTCGCCGCGCTGGACCGGCGCTATGCGCCGCTGCTGGCGCGGATCGACACGATCCTGTGCGGCAGGCCGCGCCCGGGCTGCGGCGTTTCCGGCACGCCCACCGGCCTTGCCCCTGCCCGCGCGGACAAGCGCCCCAAGCTGACCGGCGCGATCGACCGCGCCTCCACCGCCGCGCAGATCCTGCTGCTCGAGACCGCCGAGGGCAAGCCGATGGTGGATGTGGGCTGGGGCCGTGCCACGCTGGCCGACGTCACCGCGCTCGGCGAATTCCACGCGCTCGAATTCCGGCTCGTCGCCCGTCCGCGCGCGGTGGCCGCGGCGAACTTCGCGGCACTTGCCGAGATCGTGCGCGAGGGCCTCGGCGATGGCGGCCCCCGCGTCACGATGATCTCCGGGCACGATACCAACATCGCCAATCTGGGCGGGCTGTTCGATGCGCACTGGCAGGCCCCCGGCTTTGCCACCGACGATCCGGTGCCGGGCGGCGCGCTGATCCTGGAGCGGCTGCACGATCGCGGCGGCAAGCGCTATGTCCGCATCCGCTATCGCGCGCAGTCGCTGGCACAGCTGCGCAGTGCGGCACCGATCGGCCCCGGCGGGCTCTATGATCGCATTCTTGCCGTGCCGGGGTGCAACGCCCGCGGTGTCCGGGGGTTGTGTACCCTGGAGGAGGCGCTCGCCCGGCTCGGCTGA
- a CDS encoding peptidylprolyl isomerase, which yields MAEPTTLVLTLDTGDVRIRLRPDLAPNHVARIAGLADEGFYDGVVFHRVIDGFMAQGGDPSGTGMGGSDKPDLAQEFSKERHARGVCSMARTMNPNSANSQFFICLDDASFLDGQYTVWGEVVDGMEHVDALPKGEPPANPGKIVKARTEA from the coding sequence ATGGCCGAACCCACCACGCTCGTTCTCACGCTCGACACCGGCGACGTGCGCATCCGCCTCCGTCCCGATCTCGCGCCCAACCATGTCGCGCGCATCGCCGGCCTGGCCGACGAAGGTTTCTACGACGGCGTGGTGTTCCACCGCGTGATCGACGGCTTCATGGCGCAGGGCGGCGATCCCTCGGGCACCGGCATGGGCGGGTCGGACAAGCCGGACCTGGCGCAGGAATTCTCGAAGGAGCGCCACGCGCGCGGCGTCTGCTCGATGGCGCGCACGATGAACCCCAACAGCGCCAATTCGCAGTTCTTCATCTGCCTCGACGATGCCAGCTTCCTCGACGGCCAGTACACCGTGTGGGGCGAAGTGGTCGACGGCATGGAGCATGTCGATGCGCTGCCGAAGGGCGAGCCGCCCGCGAACCCGGGCAAGATCGTCAAGGCCCGCACCGAGGCCTGA
- a CDS encoding NAD(P)H-dependent glycerol-3-phosphate dehydrogenase, producing MKIGVIGGGAWGTALAQVAARGNEPVLLWAREPEVVESINTAHENRQFLAGVPLSDSIRATGRLGDLAACEALLVVAPAQHVRSVLAEMAVGPTPLVLCAKGIEAGTRLLVGEVARSVAPGAPIAVLSGPTFAHEVAAGKPTAVTLACEDTALRTRLAERLGAPAFRPYASADVIGAEIGGAVKNVLAIACGVVEGAGLGLNARAALIARGFAEMTRFGLARGAQAETLTGLSGLGDLVLTCSSTNSRNFSLGVGLGQGRGAAELLSDRKTVAEGAFTAPVLRDAAAEAGVEMPVTLAVNALLEGAPVDAVIDALLSRPFRAEAV from the coding sequence ATGAAGATCGGCGTGATCGGCGGCGGCGCCTGGGGCACCGCGCTCGCCCAGGTGGCGGCGCGGGGCAACGAACCGGTGCTGCTCTGGGCGCGCGAGCCCGAGGTGGTGGAGAGCATCAACACCGCGCATGAGAACCGCCAGTTCCTCGCCGGCGTGCCCCTCTCCGACAGCATCCGCGCGACGGGCCGCCTGGGGGATCTCGCCGCCTGCGAGGCGCTGCTGGTGGTGGCGCCGGCGCAGCATGTGCGATCGGTGCTGGCCGAAATGGCGGTGGGCCCCACCCCGCTGGTGCTCTGCGCCAAGGGCATTGAGGCGGGCACGCGGCTGCTCGTCGGCGAGGTCGCGCGAAGCGTCGCGCCGGGCGCGCCGATCGCGGTGCTATCGGGCCCCACCTTCGCGCACGAGGTCGCGGCGGGGAAGCCGACCGCGGTGACGCTTGCCTGCGAGGATACGGCGCTGCGCACACGGCTGGCCGAACGGCTCGGTGCGCCGGCCTTCCGCCCCTATGCGTCGGCCGACGTGATCGGCGCGGAGATCGGCGGGGCGGTGAAGAACGTGCTCGCGATCGCCTGCGGGGTGGTCGAGGGTGCCGGGCTCGGCCTCAACGCCCGCGCCGCGCTGATCGCGCGCGGCTTTGCCGAGATGACCCGCTTCGGCCTGGCGCGGGGTGCGCAGGCGGAGACGCTGACCGGGCTTTCCGGTCTCGGCGATCTCGTCCTCACCTGCTCGTCCACCAACTCGCGCAACTTCTCGCTGGGGGTGGGACTGGGGCAGGGGCGCGGAGCCGCCGAACTGCTGTCCGATCGCAAGACCGTCGCCGAGGGTGCATTCACCGCGCCGGTGCTGCGCGACGCGGCGGCCGAGGCGGGGGTGGAAATGCCGGTCACGCTGGCGGTCAACGCCTTGCTCGAAGGTGCGCCGGTCGACGCGGTGATCGACGCGCTGCTCAGCCGACCGTTCAGGGCAGAAGCCGTCTAG
- a CDS encoding circularly permuted type 2 ATP-grasp protein: protein MASLAEAGLFDAGTIADRWITDYCGQAPAGDVLCAQAGDAWSALFEEVAGLSGDGLTIARERAHRHAEDIGTGYRIGEEGEERPWPLSPVPLLIDQTEWREIAAGVAQRAELMERLLCDCYGPARLVADGHLPAALLTGSPFFLRPLTHLTPPGEHHLHFVAVDLCRSPDGHWRVLADHLRAPAGAGYALENRLAMARTLGGLQGRLNIERHAPFFAAFRDGIAAACRRAEPRMALLTPGRFNASYAEQAHLARYLGFLLVEGADLAVLDDRVYVRTIAGLKRVDALWHRFDPRYLDPLALDSHSSIGVAGLIDATVAGNVVIANAPGAGLLEAPAFAAFLPRLSEILLGEPLRLPNIATWWCGQPAEAAHVVANLDQMLIAPAFGTPPLGLPDGKPVLGAHLDGAARGALRDDLTRRPQDYVGQEVVCLSTMPFVTEDRLAPRPFTLRVFAARDAAGNWTVLPGGFARIGEHADARAAVMGEGSWSADVCIHGPDPVAPVSLLPSGDSTQLRRNPGTLPSRVADNMFWLGRYLERGEALLSVLRVLLGHSISADTGAALSAETVDRLAQLVVGAGAAPTPRGLKRQDLTQLARTALESTEGFTSVRAINRQARSIGAVSRDRLSADMIRLLDAPFPERGVLLDRAGSLQRRYSALAGQAGEHMGRTDAWRFHDLGRRIERALATIGFLRALGGPQATADDLSTLLDLADSQISYRQRYLTGIARVPVLDLLALDPGNPRGIAFQAAAISAHLNALPVLSDDGLAEPQQEQARGLAAALVTARATAIDDAWLADMQSRLWTLSESVARRYFLHGAEPLRAAGLVLA from the coding sequence GTGGCCAGCCTTGCCGAGGCGGGATTGTTCGACGCCGGCACCATCGCCGACCGGTGGATCACCGACTATTGCGGTCAGGCGCCCGCCGGCGACGTGCTGTGCGCGCAGGCCGGCGATGCCTGGTCGGCGCTGTTCGAGGAGGTCGCAGGCCTCTCCGGTGACGGGCTGACGATCGCCCGCGAGCGCGCGCATCGTCACGCCGAGGATATCGGCACCGGCTACCGGATCGGCGAGGAGGGCGAGGAGCGCCCCTGGCCGCTCTCCCCCGTGCCGCTGCTGATCGACCAGACCGAATGGCGCGAGATCGCAGCCGGTGTCGCGCAGCGCGCCGAGCTGATGGAGCGGCTGCTGTGCGACTGCTACGGTCCCGCGCGGCTGGTGGCGGACGGGCACCTGCCCGCGGCGCTGCTGACCGGCAGCCCGTTCTTCCTCCGCCCGCTGACGCATCTCACCCCGCCGGGCGAGCATCACCTCCACTTCGTCGCCGTCGATCTGTGCCGTAGCCCCGACGGGCATTGGCGCGTGCTCGCCGATCATCTCCGCGCGCCCGCGGGTGCCGGCTATGCGCTGGAGAACCGGCTGGCGATGGCGCGGACGCTGGGGGGTCTGCAGGGTCGGCTCAACATCGAGCGCCACGCTCCCTTCTTCGCCGCCTTCCGCGACGGCATCGCCGCCGCCTGCCGCCGTGCCGAGCCGCGCATGGCACTGCTCACGCCCGGCCGCTTCAACGCGAGCTATGCCGAACAGGCGCATCTCGCCCGCTATCTCGGCTTCCTGCTGGTCGAGGGCGCCGATCTCGCGGTGCTGGACGATCGCGTCTATGTCCGCACCATCGCCGGACTGAAGCGGGTGGATGCGCTCTGGCACCGCTTCGATCCGCGCTATCTCGATCCCCTCGCGCTCGATTCGCACAGCTCGATCGGCGTTGCCGGGCTGATCGACGCCACGGTGGCCGGCAATGTCGTCATTGCCAACGCGCCCGGTGCCGGGCTGCTGGAGGCGCCCGCCTTCGCCGCCTTTCTGCCGCGCCTCAGCGAAATCCTGCTCGGCGAGCCGCTGCGCCTGCCCAACATCGCGACTTGGTGGTGCGGCCAGCCTGCCGAAGCCGCGCACGTCGTCGCGAATCTCGATCAGATGCTGATCGCGCCGGCCTTCGGCACCCCGCCGCTCGGGCTGCCCGACGGCAAGCCGGTGCTCGGCGCGCATCTGGACGGCGCCGCCCGCGGCGCGCTGCGCGACGACCTTACCCGCCGGCCGCAGGATTATGTGGGGCAGGAAGTCGTCTGCCTGTCGACCATGCCCTTCGTGACGGAAGACCGCCTCGCCCCACGCCCCTTCACCCTGCGCGTCTTCGCGGCGCGCGACGCGGCGGGCAACTGGACGGTGCTGCCCGGCGGCTTCGCGCGGATCGGCGAGCATGCCGATGCCCGCGCCGCGGTGATGGGCGAAGGCAGCTGGTCGGCCGACGTCTGCATCCACGGGCCCGATCCCGTCGCGCCGGTGTCGCTGCTGCCCTCGGGCGATTCGACCCAGCTGCGCCGCAATCCCGGTACGCTGCCCAGCCGGGTGGCGGACAACATGTTCTGGCTCGGTCGCTATCTGGAGCGCGGCGAGGCGCTGCTTTCGGTGCTGCGCGTGCTGCTCGGCCACTCGATCAGCGCGGATACCGGCGCGGCGCTATCGGCCGAGACCGTCGACCGGCTCGCCCAGCTGGTCGTCGGCGCCGGCGCCGCGCCCACCCCGCGCGGCCTGAAGCGGCAGGATCTCACCCAGCTCGCCCGTACCGCGCTCGAATCGACCGAAGGCTTCACCAGCGTCCGCGCGATCAACCGGCAGGCGCGCTCGATCGGCGCGGTCTCGCGCGACCGGCTTTCGGCGGACATGATCCGCCTGCTCGACGCGCCCTTCCCCGAGCGGGGGGTGCTGCTGGATCGTGCAGGGTCGCTGCAGCGGCGCTATTCGGCGCTGGCGGGGCAGGCGGGCGAGCATATGGGCCGCACCGATGCGTGGCGCTTCCACGATCTCGGGCGTCGCATCGAGCGCGCCCTCGCGACGATCGGGTTCCTGCGCGCGCTAGGCGGCCCCCAGGCGACCGCGGACGACCTATCGACGCTGCTCGACCTTGCCGACAGCCAGATCAGCTACCGCCAGCGCTACCTCACCGGCATCGCCCGCGTGCCGGTGCTCGACCTGCTTGCGCTCGATCCGGGCAACCCGCGCGGCATCGCCTTCCAGGCGGCGGCGATTTCGGCGCATCTCAACGCTCTTCCCGTCCTCTCCGACGATGGTCTGGCCGAACCGCAGCAGGAGCAGGCGCGCGGACTCGCCGCCGCGCTCGTCACCGCCCGTGCGACCGCGATCGACGATGCCTGGCTCGCCGACATGCAATCGCGGCTGTGGACGCTGTCGGAGTCCGTCGCCCGCCGCTATTTCCTCCACGGCGCCGAGCCGCTGCGCGCCGCGGGGCTCGTTCTCGCATGA
- a CDS encoding TonB-dependent receptor, which translates to MISKNRWLGATAVVAMSTLAQPALAQAPSFNIPAQDVTGAVRLFARQSGVQIIVAGSVGAGHRTNAVSGKLPVEEALQQMLARTGLAARATGPNRYVIVAEERPTQTSQAEPVVAEAPTDIVVTGFRASQREAVAEKRAADNVIETLHANDVGKLPDQNVAEAIKRLPGLSVANDQGEGRYAIVRGIDPSLLNVTLNGQTLPAPEPAGRQVKLDDLPSAMIQSVAVTKALLPSQDANAIAGEVAIRTRTGFDSVKPFFLDARAAQGWYSLNHKVPYELDGTVGGRFGARQQFGAVVSVNYSERPIESQNYQGSTNWVNGVPDGNGLRDYNLTRTRLGVVGNFDWHASETAKLYLRTSYSEYQDHETRDQNRLAITTAGTAPKATGTILVRRRNENDNTKSVTLGGEFGQVAGGTLELSGNWTRAEKKDPLRSEFTFTTAKGALTLNYDPSTYPYTLTATTPAFTTPSLFTYSKVNFDQRSTYEALWQGRLDYSHDLAIGDGSSFKLGGKYLSRDKFNDQNKTNYKSTKTAWTLANPVGYPGVTDFYDGMFAFGNRIDYDSAKAYFDANPGVATLDKAGTISDSLANDFDVREKIAAGYVMATLKFGGLTLVPGIRIEHTEDTVKAKLVNAASTLADGYNSFGKTRYTDVFPGVNAKFEFARNLLLRGAVTTSIGRPNYANLAPFVVVDTSDPAAAAISLGNPNLKPYRAVNYDAALEYYPAPGAILSAGVFHKQIDNPIFGNTDRQTNFTAASVSYPVANVTQLLNADSETVTGIEGNVQVQFTFLPGLLSGFGVSANFTHVWGHATASMIRAGDLPLAYQSKNVGNAQIFFEKYGLSARVAFNYRSSYLDTIAKTAAADQYTDGNGQLDVHLSYQVTPRFTLFGDAINLSDAPWRRYIGTRAQLVERERYGTQLRGGVQIHF; encoded by the coding sequence ATGATTTCGAAGAATCGCTGGCTCGGCGCGACGGCAGTCGTGGCGATGAGCACGCTTGCCCAGCCCGCGCTGGCCCAGGCCCCGAGCTTCAACATCCCCGCGCAGGACGTGACCGGCGCCGTGCGGCTTTTTGCGCGCCAGAGCGGCGTCCAGATCATCGTCGCGGGCAGTGTCGGCGCCGGGCACCGCACCAATGCCGTCTCGGGCAAGCTGCCGGTGGAAGAAGCGCTGCAGCAGATGCTCGCGCGCACCGGTCTTGCCGCCCGTGCCACGGGCCCCAATCGCTACGTAATCGTCGCCGAGGAGCGGCCGACCCAGACCAGCCAGGCCGAGCCCGTCGTCGCGGAAGCGCCGACCGACATCGTCGTCACCGGCTTCCGCGCTTCGCAGCGCGAAGCCGTGGCGGAGAAGCGCGCGGCCGACAACGTCATCGAGACGCTGCACGCCAACGATGTCGGCAAGCTGCCTGACCAGAATGTCGCCGAAGCCATCAAGCGCCTGCCCGGCCTGTCGGTGGCCAACGATCAGGGCGAGGGCCGCTACGCGATCGTGCGCGGCATCGATCCCAGCCTGCTCAACGTGACGCTGAACGGCCAGACGCTGCCGGCACCGGAGCCGGCCGGCCGCCAGGTGAAGCTGGACGACCTGCCCTCGGCGATGATCCAGTCGGTTGCGGTGACCAAGGCGCTGCTGCCCAGCCAGGACGCCAACGCCATCGCCGGCGAGGTCGCGATCCGCACCCGCACGGGCTTCGACAGCGTGAAGCCGTTCTTCCTCGATGCCCGCGCCGCGCAGGGCTGGTATTCGCTCAACCACAAGGTGCCCTATGAGCTGGACGGCACGGTGGGCGGTCGCTTCGGCGCGCGCCAGCAGTTCGGCGCGGTCGTCTCGGTCAATTATTCGGAACGCCCGATCGAGAGCCAGAACTATCAAGGCTCGACCAATTGGGTGAACGGCGTGCCGGACGGCAACGGCCTGCGCGACTATAACCTCACCCGCACCCGGCTGGGCGTGGTCGGCAATTTCGACTGGCACGCCAGCGAGACCGCCAAGCTCTACCTGCGGACCAGCTATTCCGAATATCAGGATCACGAGACGCGCGACCAGAACCGCCTCGCCATTACCACCGCGGGCACGGCGCCGAAGGCGACCGGCACCATCCTGGTGCGCCGCCGCAACGAGAACGACAACACCAAGTCGGTCACGCTCGGCGGCGAATTCGGCCAGGTCGCCGGGGGCACGCTGGAGCTTTCTGGCAACTGGACGCGCGCCGAGAAGAAGGATCCGCTGCGCAGCGAGTTCACCTTCACCACCGCCAAGGGTGCGCTGACGCTGAACTATGACCCCTCGACCTATCCCTACACGCTGACGGCGACCACGCCGGCGTTCACCACGCCGTCGCTGTTCACCTACAGCAAGGTCAATTTCGACCAGCGGAGCACCTATGAAGCCCTGTGGCAGGGCCGACTCGATTACAGCCACGATCTCGCGATCGGCGACGGATCGAGTTTCAAGCTGGGCGGCAAATATCTGAGCCGCGACAAGTTCAACGATCAGAACAAGACCAACTACAAGTCGACCAAGACCGCATGGACGCTCGCCAATCCGGTCGGATATCCCGGCGTGACCGATTTCTACGACGGTATGTTCGCGTTCGGAAATCGCATCGACTATGATTCGGCCAAGGCCTATTTCGATGCCAATCCAGGTGTCGCGACGCTCGACAAGGCCGGGACGATCAGCGACTCGCTCGCCAATGATTTCGACGTGCGGGAGAAGATCGCCGCGGGCTATGTCATGGCGACGCTGAAGTTCGGCGGGCTCACCCTCGTCCCCGGTATCCGGATCGAGCATACCGAGGATACGGTGAAGGCCAAGCTGGTCAACGCCGCCTCCACGCTGGCCGACGGTTATAACAGCTTCGGCAAGACCCGCTACACGGACGTGTTCCCGGGCGTGAACGCCAAGTTCGAGTTTGCCCGCAACCTGCTGCTGCGCGGTGCCGTGACGACCTCGATCGGCCGTCCCAACTATGCCAATCTCGCGCCCTTCGTGGTCGTCGACACCAGCGATCCGGCGGCAGCCGCGATCTCGCTGGGCAACCCGAACCTCAAGCCCTATCGCGCGGTCAATTATGATGCCGCGCTGGAATATTATCCGGCCCCCGGCGCGATCCTCTCGGCGGGCGTGTTCCACAAGCAGATCGACAATCCGATCTTTGGCAACACCGATCGCCAGACCAATTTCACCGCGGCGAGCGTGTCCTATCCGGTGGCCAACGTCACCCAGCTGCTCAACGCCGACTCGGAGACCGTCACCGGCATCGAAGGCAATGTGCAGGTGCAGTTCACCTTCCTGCCGGGCCTGCTCAGCGGCTTCGGCGTCTCGGCCAACTTCACCCATGTCTGGGGCCATGCCACTGCCAGCATGATCCGTGCCGGCGACCTGCCGCTGGCCTATCAGTCGAAGAATGTCGGCAACGCGCAGATCTTCTTCGAGAAATACGGGCTGAGCGCACGCGTCGCGTTCAACTATCGCTCGTCCTATCTCGACACGATCGCAAAGACCGCCGCCGCCGATCAATATACCGATGGCAACGGCCAGCTCGACGTGCACCTCAGCTATCAGGTAACGCCGCGCTTCACGCTGTTCGGCGATGCGATCAACCTGAGCGATGCCCCGTGGCGCCGCTATATCGGCACCCGCGCGCAGCTGGTCGAGCGCGAGCGCTACGGCACCCAGCTGCGTGGCGGCGTGCAGATTCATTTCTGA
- a CDS encoding transglutaminase family protein has translation MLYRIRHVTRFDYAQPVAFARCNLRLKPILWSGQKIEEYALSVQPGGRTYPARAEAGLANVVRLVVEHAASSLTIESSAQVRVDRQIPIPAPGDPTIAQIAAWARESRDPSPAGPAAYLFPSPLIPLDRDIAAWCAEELQPDRGILEAGIALARRIQRDFAFDPTATLVDTPPHEAFAKRGGVCQDFAQIMLSGLRAAGLPAAYVSGYLRTLPPPGQPRLVGADATHAWVLLWGGPDLGWVGVDPTNGIWMAEDHIVMAIGRDYADIAPIDGIVLGSGAQAMRVSVDVEPLDVGQPA, from the coding sequence ATGCTCTACCGCATCCGCCATGTGACGCGGTTCGACTATGCCCAGCCCGTCGCCTTCGCGCGCTGCAATCTGCGATTGAAGCCGATCCTGTGGTCGGGCCAGAAAATCGAGGAATATGCACTGAGCGTGCAGCCGGGCGGCCGCACCTATCCGGCGCGGGCGGAGGCGGGCCTTGCCAATGTCGTCCGGCTGGTGGTGGAGCATGCCGCCAGCAGCCTGACGATCGAGAGCAGCGCACAGGTCCGTGTCGACCGGCAGATCCCGATCCCCGCGCCCGGCGATCCGACGATCGCCCAGATCGCCGCCTGGGCCCGCGAGAGCCGCGATCCCAGCCCCGCCGGTCCGGCCGCCTATCTCTTCCCCTCGCCGCTGATCCCGCTCGACCGTGACATCGCCGCCTGGTGCGCCGAGGAACTCCAGCCGGACCGCGGCATCCTGGAGGCCGGCATCGCGCTCGCCCGGCGCATCCAGCGCGATTTCGCCTTCGATCCCACCGCGACCTTGGTCGACACGCCGCCGCACGAGGCCTTCGCCAAACGGGGAGGCGTCTGCCAGGATTTCGCGCAGATCATGCTCTCGGGGCTGCGCGCCGCGGGGCTGCCGGCCGCCTATGTGTCGGGCTATCTGCGCACGCTGCCGCCGCCGGGCCAGCCGCGGCTGGTCGGCGCGGATGCCACGCATGCCTGGGTGCTGTTGTGGGGGGGGCCGGATCTCGGCTGGGTAGGCGTCGATCCCACCAACGGGATCTGGATGGCCGAGGATCACATCGTGATGGCGATCGGCCGCGACTATGCCGATATCGCGCCGATCGACGGCATCGTGCTGGGATCGGGCGCGCAGGCGATGCGGGTCTCGGTGGATGTCGAGCCGCTGGACGTGGGCCAGCCCGCCTGA
- a CDS encoding DUF1489 family protein produces MPLHLTKVAFACDSVDFLRSRLEARAALGGVALTTRYLPKRHEEIAGGSLFWILKHQLIGRSPILGFGEAEGGRTAILLEPRLILVQARPKRAHQGWRYLEADDAPPDLGDLEGGADALPPSLMGELAGLGLL; encoded by the coding sequence ATGCCCCTTCATCTCACGAAGGTCGCCTTTGCCTGCGACAGTGTCGATTTCCTGCGCTCCCGGCTGGAAGCGCGCGCCGCGCTGGGCGGCGTTGCGCTGACCACACGCTATCTGCCGAAGCGGCATGAGGAGATCGCCGGCGGCTCGCTGTTCTGGATCCTCAAGCACCAGCTGATCGGGCGCTCGCCCATCCTTGGCTTCGGCGAGGCGGAGGGCGGACGCACTGCGATCCTGCTGGAACCGAGGCTGATCCTGGTCCAGGCGCGGCCGAAGCGCGCACATCAGGGCTGGCGCTATCTGGAAGCCGACGACGCTCCCCCCGATCTTGGCGACCTGGAAGGCGGCGCGGACGCGCTGCCGCCGTCGCTGATGGGCGAACTGGCCGGGCTGGGGCTGCTCTGA